The window GGCATCAACCCGATGGCCAAGATCAATTTCGACGGCGCCTACAACGACGCCTCGGGCAAGTCCAACGTCTGGCTGCCGCCGCATACCTACTTCAGCGCCCAGCTCAACGACAAATGGTGGCTCGGCCTGGGCGCCTTCAGCCGCTTCGGCCTGGGCACCGAGTACGACGAGCAGTGGACCGGACGCTACAACGTCACCGAGGCCTCCATCCAGTCCCTGTCCGTCAACCCCAACCTCGCCTACAAACTGAACGACAAATGGTCCTTCGCCGTGGGTGGCGAGGTCATGTGGCTGGAGTTCCTGCAACGCAAGACCGTGGACCACGGCCTGGGCGTCGGCGGCCCCTGGGGCGTCAAGAACAACCCCAACACCACCAACACCGACACCGACGCCAAGCTGCTGGGCGACAGCATCGGCCTGGGCCTGACCCTGTCGGCCTACCACAAGCCCCTGGACTGGCTGAGCCTGGCCCTGACCTACCGCAGCCAGATCAAGCACACCGTCGAGGGTGACGCCACCTTCACCCGCCAGGGCACCCTGGCTCCGCCCGTGGCCGGCGCCTTCGGCACCGACTCCGAGGCCGAGGGCGACCTCATCCTGCCCGACAGCGTCAGCTTCGGCGTGGCCGTCAAGCCCATGGACAAGCTGACCCTGGAGGGCGACGTGGTCTGGACCCGCTGGAGCACCTACCAGGAGCTGCGCATCAAGTACAAGAACCGGCTTGTGCCCGGCGTGGCCTCCTCGAACCAGAGCACCTCCGTCAAGGACTGGCGCGACACCTTCCGCTACCAGATCGGCGCCGAATACGCCCTGTACGACTGGCTCGACCTGCGCGCGGGCTTCGTCTACGACCAGGAGGCCATCGCCCCCGACCACGCGGACTACATGATCCCCACCAACGACCGCATGCTCTATTCCGGCGGCCTGGGCTTCCACTGGGACCAGTGGACCCTGGACCTCGCCTACACCTACCTGGAAAGCAAGAACCGCGACTACGCCGCGCGGCAGAACGAGGGCGTCTTCGACTCCAAGGCCGTGGACCTGGAGACGCACATCGTCGGTGTCACCGTGGGCTACAAGTTCTAGCGCCGGGCACGGCGCGCAAAAAGGCCGGGATGGGCGACCATCCCGGCCTTTTCGCGTTCTGTGTCTGGTTTGGCCCGGCCCGGCGTGGCCCGGCGTGGCCCGGCTTGGCCTACGCGCCGGTGCCTGTTGCCCGGCGGATGGCCCCGTAAAGGTCCTGGACCTGGAAGGGCTTGTGCAGCACCGTCACCGGCAGGCCCGTCAGGTCCGGCTCGTGCCCGGGCGTGTGCCGGAAGCCGCGCAGCATGAGCACCGGCGTGCTCCCCGCCCGGGCCACCACGCGCTCCAGGTCGCGCGCCGGGGCGTCCCAGCAGACCAGGCCCAGGCGGTAGCCCGCGAAATGGTCGCCGCCGTTGAGCGCGCGCGGATGCACGGCCTCGGGCCGCAGCCCGGCCCCGGCCAGCACTTCGGCCAGCACCTCGCGCATGGGCGAGGGCGGGCAGACCAGCAGGGCCCGGTCCTGCCGCGGGCCACCGGGCGCGCCCGCAGCGGGGGCGGCGGGGGCGCTGGCCTCGGCCAGGGCCGCCAGGGCCGCGCGCATCCCGGGCAGGGTTTCGTCGCCCTGGGCGCTTGGCGCCGGGGGCAGGTCCAGGCTGCCGGGCCGCCGGGGGGGCAGGGGCGGCACCGGGGCCGGGGCGCGCCCGGGGCCTGCGGCGGGCGCCTGCCCGGGCGCCAGCACGGCGCGCAGGGCCGCCAGCTCGGCGCGCATGGCGGCCATGAGCCGGGCGCGGTCGGCCTGCCCGGCGGGCCCGTGCAGGCGCTCCAGGCGGTCCAGCCCGCGGCCCAGGCGGGCCAGCCCTTCCTGCAATCGCTCCTGGTCCTGCCGGGCGGGGGCGGCGGTGGCCAGCTCGCGCTGGAAGCGCTCGGTGGTCCGCGCGATGCCCGCCAGGGCGCCGCGCTCCTGCTTCAGGCGCATGACCGAGCCGTCCAGGAAGCGCTGGGGGCTCACGTCGCGCCGCCGCCCGGGCGTGTCGGCCTCGTCCAGGGTCTGGGCCAGGGCGGCCAGGTCGCGGGCCGCGCCGGAGCGCGGCGCGGCCTCGGCCACAGGCTTGCGCAGGCTGGCCGCAAGGCCCACGGCCTCGTCCTCCAGCACGCAGCCAAGGTAGCGGCAGTTGAGCCCCAGGTGCTTGCCCGCCGTGGCGCGCAGCTTCTCGAACACCAGCCGCCCCTGCTGGCGCCCGCGCGCGCGGTTCACGCAGATGAACGGGCTCCACCACAGCCCCGAGCGCGTGAGCACCTTGATCAGCGCATAGGCGTCGGTGATGGCCGTGGCATCGGGCGTGGCCACCACGACGAGGTCGCGCGCCGACAGGCACAGCGAGACCACCTGGGCGCTGATGCCCGGCGAATTGTCCACGATGAGGTAGTCGTAGCCGTCCAGCGCGGCGAACTGGGCCGCCAGGCGCATGCGCTCGGCGCGGGTCAGCTCGGCCAGCCGGGGCACCCCCGAGGCGCCGGACACCAGGTCCACCCCCGGGGCCACGGGCACGATGGCCTCGGCCATGGGCACGCCGCCGAAAAGCACGTCTTCCAGGGTTTTGTCCGGGCTCACGCCGAGCACGATGTCCACGTTGGCCAGCCCCAGGTCGGCGTCGAGCAGGCAGACGCGGTTGCCGCGCGCGGC is drawn from Desulfocurvus vexinensis DSM 17965 and contains these coding sequences:
- a CDS encoding OmpP1/FadL family transporter — its product is MRNVLRVAGLACLAVLMTAGGALASGFALYEWDARGIAMGGAVMASPRDASTIAANPAGMTDVEGMSLVAGVTGINPMAKINFDGAYNDASGKSNVWLPPHTYFSAQLNDKWWLGLGAFSRFGLGTEYDEQWTGRYNVTEASIQSLSVNPNLAYKLNDKWSFAVGGEVMWLEFLQRKTVDHGLGVGGPWGVKNNPNTTNTDTDAKLLGDSIGLGLTLSAYHKPLDWLSLALTYRSQIKHTVEGDATFTRQGTLAPPVAGAFGTDSEAEGDLILPDSVSFGVAVKPMDKLTLEGDVVWTRWSTYQELRIKYKNRLVPGVASSNQSTSVKDWRDTFRYQIGAEYALYDWLDLRAGFVYDQEAIAPDHADYMIPTNDRMLYSGGLGFHWDQWTLDLAYTYLESKNRDYAARQNEGVFDSKAVDLETHIVGVTVGYKF
- a CDS encoding MinD/ParA family protein; this translates as MRIVPLAPGQPPTRVICVASGKGGVGKTSLATGLAFALAARGNRVCLLDADLGLANVDIVLGVSPDKTLEDVLFGGVPMAEAIVPVAPGVDLVSGASGVPRLAELTRAERMRLAAQFAALDGYDYLIVDNSPGISAQVVSLCLSARDLVVVATPDATAITDAYALIKVLTRSGLWWSPFICVNRARGRQQGRLVFEKLRATAGKHLGLNCRYLGCVLEDEAVGLAASLRKPVAEAAPRSGAARDLAALAQTLDEADTPGRRRDVSPQRFLDGSVMRLKQERGALAGIARTTERFQRELATAAPARQDQERLQEGLARLGRGLDRLERLHGPAGQADRARLMAAMRAELAALRAVLAPGQAPAAGPGRAPAPVPPLPPRRPGSLDLPPAPSAQGDETLPGMRAALAALAEASAPAAPAAGAPGGPRQDRALLVCPPSPMREVLAEVLAGAGLRPEAVHPRALNGGDHFAGYRLGLVCWDAPARDLERVVARAGSTPVLMLRGFRHTPGHEPDLTGLPVTVLHKPFQVQDLYGAIRRATGTGA